The region GATCTTCATGGGCCCGGCGCAGTTCACGGGCGGCAGCAACGAGAGCAAGTTCCTGCTCTCCGTGCGCAACACCCTGCTCGTGTCCGGCCTGACCGGCGTGCTGGCGATCCTGCTGTCCACCACGGCCGGGTACGCCATGGCGCGCCTGCGTTTCCCGGGCCGCTTCCAGATGCTGCTGTTCTTCATCTTCATCCAGATGTTCCCGGTGTTCCTGGCCTTGGTTGCCGTGTTCAAACTCCTGACCGACCTGGGCCTGGGCAACACCTTCGCCGGGCTGATCCTGGCGTACTCCGGCGGCGCGATCGCCTTCAACACCTGGATCTTCAAGGGGTACGTCGAGAGCCTCCCCGAGTCGCTGGAAGAAGCGGCGATGGTGGACGGCGCGACCCGCTGGCAGACCTTCACGCGCGTCGTGCTGCCCCTGTCGCGCGGGATGCTGGTGTTCATCTTCCTGAACCAGTTCATCGGCACGTACGCCGAGTTCATCCTGGCCAGCATCCTGATGACCGGCGTGGAGCACTGGACGGTCGGCGTGATGCTCCGCTCGTTCACCAGCGGCCAGTTCAGCACCAAGTGGGGCGTGTTCGCGGCCGCCGCCACGCTGGGCGCCCTGCCGATCGTGGCGCTGTTCTACGGCTTCCAGAACTTCTTCGTCGGCGGCGCGGTCGCCGGGGGCGTCAAGGAATAACCCCCTTCACGCCGCGGGTGCGGGAGGAGTACGGTGCAGATATGCGCCGACTCCTCCCGCTTCTGCTGGCCTTCGGCCTGACCAGTCTGGCCGGGGCGAACGACCGCCTGCCCCTCACCCAGGTGCGCTTCAGCGCCGACGGCACGCAGGTGATGACCGTCGTGACCGGCGAACGTGACGGCAGCGGCTTCGGACACGCGCAGGTAACCGTGCTGGACACCCGCAGTGGCCGCATCCTCCATCAGGCGACCCGCACCGCCGACGCCGGACCGGTCGGCGTCCTGAACGCCCTGCTGACCACGCCCGCCACCCGCACTGCCGTCGCTCCG is a window of Deinococcus grandis DNA encoding:
- a CDS encoding sugar ABC transporter permease, with the protein product MTTAPNNLPPGGYVHREPSALRKALPWIIGVVVLALIGWLGAALVDSLKDKQKSFSIYYVDRGWVRFLLFLLAASGVLALTSLLGQRIGMARTGRRISYAAVLGDQLTHLFLILVVLIAIYPLFYVLIAAFDPRNSLFAFPDFGNPNIFYKTGLLPDLKQLNLENFAKLFEGVTIPAWQLLLAVIGGAALAATLISLIVSKVGRDTDALANVRAWGLRVLVAALAVLVIFMGPAQFTGGSNESKFLLSVRNTLLVSGLTGVLAILLSTTAGYAMARLRFPGRFQMLLFFIFIQMFPVFLALVAVFKLLTDLGLGNTFAGLILAYSGGAIAFNTWIFKGYVESLPESLEEAAMVDGATRWQTFTRVVLPLSRGMLVFIFLNQFIGTYAEFILASILMTGVEHWTVGVMLRSFTSGQFSTKWGVFAAAATLGALPIVALFYGFQNFFVGGAVAGGVKE